In Prochlorococcus marinus CUG1435, the genomic window CTGAAAGCACCTTCCCATTCTGTGCTTCTTGTGCAACTTTTCTCAAGTCATCACAACCCTCTTTTAATGTTGGGTAAGCAAACATTCCACTACCTGCAATAAAGCAATTAGCACCAGCATCAGCACATTGTGAAATAGTCCAATTTGCTTTTATGCCGCCATCAACTTCAATGTCTACATTTAAATTTTTCTCAATAATAAAGTTTCTTATTTTCCTGATTTTATTAAGCATTGTTGGTATATAAGCTTGTCCGCCAAAACCTGGATTGACAGTCATAACCAAAACATGATCAACCATATCCATAATATTTTCAATCATTTCAAATGGAGTATGAGGATTTAACGCAACAGAAGGGGATCCGCCTAAGTCTCTTATTTTCCCAAGAACTCTATGCAGATGAATATTTGCTTCGGCATGAGCTATTACTACACCTGGCTCACCATTTACTCCTTTTGTAGCGTTTACATAAGATTCAAGCATAGTTTCACAATTGTATTGGCTAACCATTAATTGGGTTTCAAAAGGGACATTGCAATATTTTCTGCATGCAGCAATCATTTCAGGACCGAAAGTAAGATTTGGAACAAAATTTCCATCCATTACATCAAATTGAATTCTGTCAACTCCAGCTTCCTCAAGTTCCTTAACACATGCCCCCATATTTGCCCAATCTGCAGGTAAAACAGAAGGAATTATTTGGATTGGTCTATTAACACCAGCTAAATTTTTTTGATTTGACTCAGTCATTTAATTTTTAAAATATTTAATAAAGATACTATATTTAGTTGTTTATTCCTAATTTCAAGTCACGGCCTGATAAAGTAACAGCTGTAAAGAGTTAAAAAAGCTTATTAGCATAATAATTCTCAAAAAAAATGTCATTTTTTATGAGATCATACTCAAAACCTTTTAGAAAATCCTCAAAAATTTAATTGTGAATCAAACATTAATTCAAGAAATTCTCGAAGTCGTCGAGCAAGCAGCAATTGCCTCAGCAAAACTTACAGGACTTGGTCAAAAAGATGAAGCTGATGCTGCAGCTGTCGAAGCAATGAGATTGCGAATGGGCAAAATTGAAATGAAAGGAAAAATTGTTATAGGTGAAGGTGAAAGAGATGAAGCACCAATGCTGTATATAGGTGAAGAGGTTGGAAGTGGAAGTGGACCAGGGGTTGATTTTGCAGTAGATCCTTGTGAAGGAACTAACCTTTGTGCAAATAATCAAAGAGGCTCTATGGCAGTTTTAGCTGCCTCTGATACTGGCGGTCTTTTTAATGCTCCTGATTTTTATATGAATAAATTAGCAGCTCCCCCTGCTGCAAAAGGAAAAGTAGATATTAGAAATTCTGCAACTGAAAACTTGAAGATACTCAGTGATTGTTTGGATCTTTCTATAGATGAACTTACTGTTGTTGTTATGGATAGAACCAGACATAAAGATTTAATTAAAGAGATTCGAGGGTGTGGTGCAAAAGTACAACCAATCTCTGATGGTGATGTTCAAGCCGCTATTGCATGTGGTTTTGCAGGTACTGGAACACATTGCTTGATGGGTATAGGAGCTGCTCCAGAAGGTGTTATTTCGGCTGCTGCAATGAGAGCTCTAGGGGGCCACTTTCAAGGACAATTAGTTTATGATCCAGCAATTGCTCAAACTTCTGAATGGGCTGATTATACAAAAGAAGGAAATATTAAACGTCTTAATGAAATGGGAATAACTGATATAGATAAAATCTATGAAGCTAACGAATTGGCCTCGGGAGAAAATGTTGTTTTTGCTGGTAGTGGAATAACTGATGGATTATTATTTGACGGAGTTAAATTTGAAAGGGATTGTGTTAGAACAAGCAGCCTAGTAATTAGTACATTAGATAGTACTGCAAGATTCACAAATACTGTCCATATAAAAGATGGTGCTAAGAGTATCAGCCTTTAAAAATTCACTTTTAATTTTATGCATATTGTTGTCGTCGGACTAAGTCATCGCACGGCACCTGTCGAAGTGCGTGAGAAGTTAAGTATTCCTGACCAATCAATAACAGAATCGTTGAAAGCATTAAAAGCTTTCTCTGACGTGTTGGAGGTGTCAATTTTAAGTACTTGTAATAGGTTAGAAATATATGCGTTAGTAAAAGATAAAAATACTGGTATTTCATCTATTAAAGAATTTATATCAGATTATTCAGGAATTATCTTTGAAGATTTAAATCCACATCTATTTTGCTTTAGACAAGAAGATGCAGTTTTACATTTGATGAAAGTTTCGGCAGGACTCGACAGCCTCGTACTAGGCGAAGGACAAATCCTTTCGCAGGTAAAAAAAATGATGAGATTGGGTCAAGAGAATCAGTCTACTGGGCCTATTCTTAATAGATTATTAACTCAATCTGTTAGTACAGGTAAGAAAGTTAGATCTGAAACAAATTTAGGAACCGGAGCTGTATCAATAAGTTCAGCAGCAGTAGAACTTGCTCAATTGAAAATTGGACAAGAAAAGGGGTTTGATAATCTCGTTAGTTTGGAATCAGAGAAGGTTCTTGTAGTTGGAGCCGGACGAATGAGTAGGCTTTTAATAACGCACTTGAAATCAAAAGGTTGTAATAAGCTCATTCTTGTTAATAGAAATATTGATAGAGCATTAAATCTTGCGAAAGACTTCCCGGACTTAGAAATTTTTTGTAAAGGGTTAAATGAATTGGATGAAAATATATCAATATCTTCTCTTGTTTTCACTAGTACAGCCTCAGAAGTACCGATAATTGATCTCGCTAAAATTGAAAAATTAAATTTGAATAATAAACTTAAATTTATTGATATTGGAGTGCCGAGAAATATATCTAATGATGTTAAACAGCATCAGTTTGTAAAATCATTTGATGTAGATGACCTACAAGAGGTCGTTTCAAGAAATCAAGAATTTAGGCAGAAAATTGCAAAAGAAGCAGAATCTTTAGTTGAAGAAGAAAGAATCATTTTTCTAGAGTGGTGGGCAAGTTTAGAGGCCGTTCCAGTCATTAATAAACTTCGATCTGATTTAGAGTTAATAAGAAAAGAGGAATTGCAAAAAGCACTTAGTAGAATGGGCCCAGATTTCTCTGCAAGAGAAAGAAAAGTTGTGGAAGCTTTGACTAAAGGAATTATCAATAAAATACTTCATACACCTGTTACTAAGTTGAGAAGTCCTCAATCAAG contains:
- the rpe gene encoding ribulose-phosphate 3-epimerase; translated protein: MTESNQKNLAGVNRPIQIIPSVLPADWANMGACVKELEEAGVDRIQFDVMDGNFVPNLTFGPEMIAACRKYCNVPFETQLMVSQYNCETMLESYVNATKGVNGEPGVVIAHAEANIHLHRVLGKIRDLGGSPSVALNPHTPFEMIENIMDMVDHVLVMTVNPGFGGQAYIPTMLNKIRKIRNFIIEKNLNVDIEVDGGIKANWTISQCADAGANCFIAGSGMFAYPTLKEGCDDLRKVAQEAQNGKVLSEPQ
- the glpX gene encoding class II fructose-bisphosphatase, giving the protein MNQTLIQEILEVVEQAAIASAKLTGLGQKDEADAAAVEAMRLRMGKIEMKGKIVIGEGERDEAPMLYIGEEVGSGSGPGVDFAVDPCEGTNLCANNQRGSMAVLAASDTGGLFNAPDFYMNKLAAPPAAKGKVDIRNSATENLKILSDCLDLSIDELTVVVMDRTRHKDLIKEIRGCGAKVQPISDGDVQAAIACGFAGTGTHCLMGIGAAPEGVISAAAMRALGGHFQGQLVYDPAIAQTSEWADYTKEGNIKRLNEMGITDIDKIYEANELASGENVVFAGSGITDGLLFDGVKFERDCVRTSSLVISTLDSTARFTNTVHIKDGAKSISL
- a CDS encoding glutamyl-tRNA reductase codes for the protein MHIVVVGLSHRTAPVEVREKLSIPDQSITESLKALKAFSDVLEVSILSTCNRLEIYALVKDKNTGISSIKEFISDYSGIIFEDLNPHLFCFRQEDAVLHLMKVSAGLDSLVLGEGQILSQVKKMMRLGQENQSTGPILNRLLTQSVSTGKKVRSETNLGTGAVSISSAAVELAQLKIGQEKGFDNLVSLESEKVLVVGAGRMSRLLITHLKSKGCNKLILVNRNIDRALNLAKDFPDLEIFCKGLNELDENISISSLVFTSTASEVPIIDLAKIEKLNLNNKLKFIDIGVPRNISNDVKQHQFVKSFDVDDLQEVVSRNQEFRQKIAKEAESLVEEERIIFLEWWASLEAVPVINKLRSDLELIRKEELQKALSRMGPDFSARERKVVEALTKGIINKILHTPVTKLRSPQSREERQASLKIVEKLFSLEDEDKKS